From one Actinopolyspora saharensis genomic stretch:
- the sigJ gene encoding RNA polymerase sigma factor SigJ encodes MRSAEEVLAKEFDDRRTRLTGLAYRLTGSIADSEDVVRETRMRLTGLDGAERAGIDDLGAWLNRTAGALAVERARTASVRRKHYVGPWLPEPIVLEHGSPEPPGAFGVVAGAADVRMAAFRLIQQLSPEHRTALVLHDVFGIGFDEIAAMLECSVDAARRNATRARHTVQRADPPERVPAQQQHEVIRALLAALSDEDQWAVARALHPRATVYGDSDGKARSALRPVSGRERVARFLLGLMRKYAPSALTSTRPVLVNGDPGLLLPGSPEGTPSERAAARRVVGFAVRDGRAAEIHDIVNPDKLRRVPL; translated from the coding sequence GTGCGATCCGCGGAAGAGGTTCTGGCCAAGGAATTCGACGACCGACGTACGCGGCTGACCGGGTTGGCCTACCGACTCACCGGGAGCATCGCGGACTCCGAGGACGTGGTGCGCGAGACCCGGATGCGACTGACCGGGCTCGACGGGGCCGAACGCGCCGGGATCGACGACCTGGGGGCCTGGTTGAACCGGACCGCGGGGGCGCTGGCCGTCGAACGGGCCCGCACCGCCTCCGTCCGCAGGAAGCACTACGTCGGCCCCTGGCTGCCCGAGCCCATCGTGCTCGAGCACGGCAGCCCGGAACCCCCGGGGGCCTTCGGGGTGGTGGCGGGCGCCGCGGACGTGCGCATGGCCGCGTTCCGATTAATTCAGCAGCTCAGCCCCGAGCACCGCACGGCGCTGGTGCTGCACGACGTGTTCGGGATCGGCTTCGACGAGATCGCGGCGATGCTCGAGTGCTCGGTGGACGCGGCGCGACGCAACGCGACCCGGGCAAGGCACACCGTCCAGCGGGCCGATCCCCCCGAGCGGGTGCCGGCGCAGCAGCAGCACGAGGTGATCCGGGCACTGCTCGCGGCGCTCTCGGACGAGGACCAGTGGGCCGTAGCCCGCGCACTGCACCCGCGGGCAACCGTCTACGGCGACAGCGACGGCAAGGCGCGCAGCGCGCTGCGCCCGGTCAGCGGCAGGGAACGAGTGGCGCGCTTCCTGCTCGGCCTGATGCGCAAGTACGCGCCCTCCGCGCTGACGAGCACGCGTCCGGTTCTCGTCAACGGCGACCCGGGACTGCTGCTGCCGGGGTCCCCGGAGGGAACCCCTTCCGAACGCGCCGCGGCCCGGCGCGTGGTCGGCTTCGCGGTGCGGGACGGACGTGCTGCCGAGATCCACGACATCGTCAACCCCGACAAGCTCCGGCGCGTACCGCTCTGA
- a CDS encoding serpin family protein encodes MDAQLELPLRLHRMLAPDTGENFCWSPHSVVSTLGLLASAARGSTREEMAHALRAEPDEDFLARLEELAGRTVTPTDEVDFAVANRLWADERLPLREQYRRRISRLPGSQVRTTAFRAAPERARQEINADVSEVTRGLIPELVEAGTIDSDTVAALVNALYLRTPWNKAFEERDTAPKPFHGPAGTGSVPTMRVNGLLGYAHLEGWQVVRLQARGSVEALVLLPDAELARAEPALDHARLRRLVDAPEPKQVELLLPKFEVTGSAELNDPLAALGVREAFTPAADFTGLTDEPLRISTALHESVLRVDEHGLEGAAATAAMMRLTSLTEEPEPLRVEVDRPFWFLVRHSDSGDVYFLGRVAHP; translated from the coding sequence GTGGACGCACAACTCGAACTCCCCCTGCGCCTGCATCGGATGCTCGCGCCGGACACGGGAGAGAACTTCTGCTGGTCCCCCCACTCCGTGGTGAGCACCCTCGGGCTGCTCGCCTCCGCCGCGCGCGGCAGCACCCGCGAAGAGATGGCGCACGCCCTGCGCGCCGAGCCGGACGAGGACTTCCTCGCACGGCTGGAGGAACTGGCCGGGCGGACCGTCACTCCCACGGACGAGGTCGACTTCGCGGTGGCCAACCGGCTGTGGGCGGACGAGCGGCTTCCGCTGCGGGAGCAGTACCGGAGGCGGATCTCCCGCCTGCCGGGCAGCCAGGTGCGCACCACCGCGTTCCGCGCGGCCCCCGAGCGGGCGCGGCAGGAGATCAACGCCGATGTCTCCGAGGTCACCAGGGGACTGATCCCCGAACTGGTCGAGGCGGGCACGATCGACTCGGACACGGTCGCCGCACTGGTCAACGCGCTCTACCTGAGAACTCCCTGGAACAAGGCGTTCGAGGAGCGCGACACCGCCCCGAAACCGTTCCACGGTCCCGCGGGGACCGGTTCGGTTCCCACCATGCGCGTGAACGGTCTGCTGGGTTACGCCCACCTCGAGGGGTGGCAGGTGGTGCGGTTGCAGGCGCGGGGATCGGTGGAGGCGCTCGTGCTGCTGCCCGACGCGGAACTGGCCAGGGCCGAACCCGCTCTCGACCACGCGCGGCTGCGTCGCCTGGTCGACGCCCCCGAGCCGAAGCAGGTGGAGCTGCTGCTGCCGAAGTTCGAGGTGACGGGCTCTGCCGAGCTCAACGACCCGCTCGCCGCGCTCGGAGTGCGCGAGGCGTTCACCCCGGCGGCCGACTTCACCGGGTTGACGGACGAGCCCCTCCGGATCTCCACCGCGCTGCACGAGTCAGTGCTGCGGGTGGACGAGCACGGCCTGGAGGGAGCGGCGGCCACGGCGGCGATGATGCGACTGACCTCCCTGACCGAGGAGCCGGAACCGCTCCGGGTGGAAGTGGACCGCCCGTTCTGGTTCCTGGTCCGCCACTCCGACAGCGGGGATGTCTACTTCCTGGGCAGGGTCGCTCACCCGTGA